One part of the Paenibacillus silvisoli genome encodes these proteins:
- a CDS encoding transglycosylase domain-containing protein translates to MKFRFGQSGGRLRRLPVSIQLERWMPLLARMKRWLLYTGAALLVLFMAAFGFLYYLRVQALPASAISQTSQMLDAQGHVIDTFHAGENRQSVPLKQISPYLIEATLAIEDQRFYDHLGFDVKGMARAAVINVEHMSRKQGASTLTQQLARNLYLTHERTWSRKLKEAMYTIQLEMHYSKDEILALYLNQIYYGHGAYGAEAAAEMYFGKHASELTLAESAMLAGIPKGPKYYSPYMDMKNAKDRQRTILQTMVNQGILQQDAAETAGAEMLSFVPLGKSKQAGTAPFFRDYVRYMAVDKLGIDERTLSEGGIRIYTTLDPDAQRAAEEAVAAGIPEDSEQQAALVSLDPRTGYIKAMVGGRDYKTNQYNRVFAKTRQPGSSFKPILYLTALQEGVLTPVSQFKSTPTVFTYDEGRKTYSPSNYNSKYAGDFIDMRQAIASSDNIYAVNSIMTVGPEKVIGMARRLGIDSAMQPVPSLALGTFPISPFEMASAFGTFANGGLRMEPTAILRIEDSKGEVLYEAQPLSSQVVDAAHAYVLTSLMESVFDTGGTGNRVSAMIKRPVAGKTGTTATDAWLVGYTPELATAVWVGYDKGRKLTSSEARRAAPIFASYTEAALSAIPPKIFPLPDGVVSVYIDPESGKLAGKGCPSRRLESFVSGTQPVEVCGAHAGGDAAAAQEDSAKAEQTRGWWKQLKRWWTN, encoded by the coding sequence ATGAAATTTCGATTCGGGCAGAGCGGCGGCAGGTTGCGCCGGCTGCCTGTTTCTATTCAATTGGAGCGTTGGATGCCGCTGCTCGCGCGGATGAAGCGATGGCTGCTCTATACGGGGGCGGCGCTGCTCGTCCTGTTCATGGCCGCGTTCGGTTTCCTCTATTATTTGCGCGTACAGGCGCTGCCGGCTTCGGCGATCAGCCAAACCTCGCAGATGCTCGATGCGCAGGGCCATGTCATCGATACGTTTCATGCCGGCGAGAACCGGCAGTCGGTGCCGCTGAAGCAAATTTCGCCATATTTAATTGAGGCGACGTTGGCGATCGAGGATCAGCGCTTCTACGACCATCTCGGCTTCGACGTGAAAGGGATGGCCCGCGCGGCGGTTATTAACGTCGAGCATATGTCGCGCAAGCAAGGCGCGAGCACGCTGACCCAGCAGCTCGCCCGCAACCTGTACCTCACCCACGAGCGTACATGGTCGCGCAAGCTGAAGGAAGCGATGTATACGATTCAGCTGGAAATGCATTATTCGAAGGATGAGATTTTGGCGCTGTATTTGAACCAGATCTACTATGGACACGGGGCGTACGGCGCGGAGGCCGCTGCGGAGATGTACTTCGGCAAGCACGCTTCCGAGCTGACGCTCGCCGAAAGCGCCATGCTGGCGGGCATTCCGAAGGGGCCCAAATACTACTCGCCTTATATGGATATGAAAAACGCGAAGGACCGGCAGCGCACCATCCTTCAAACGATGGTGAACCAAGGCATCCTGCAGCAGGATGCCGCGGAAACGGCCGGCGCGGAAATGCTGAGCTTCGTTCCGCTCGGCAAGAGCAAGCAGGCGGGGACGGCTCCTTTCTTCCGCGACTATGTGCGCTATATGGCGGTCGATAAGCTCGGCATCGATGAACGCACGCTGAGCGAAGGCGGCATCCGCATCTATACGACGCTCGATCCGGATGCGCAGCGCGCGGCCGAGGAAGCCGTCGCCGCGGGCATCCCGGAGGATTCGGAGCAGCAGGCCGCGCTTGTATCGCTGGACCCCCGCACCGGCTACATTAAAGCGATGGTCGGCGGGCGCGACTATAAGACGAACCAGTACAACCGCGTCTTTGCCAAGACGCGTCAGCCGGGCTCGTCGTTCAAGCCGATTCTGTATTTGACCGCCCTGCAGGAAGGCGTGTTGACGCCGGTGTCGCAGTTCAAAAGCACGCCGACCGTCTTCACCTACGACGAGGGGCGCAAAACGTATTCGCCGAGCAACTATAACAGCAAGTACGCGGGCGATTTTATCGATATGCGGCAGGCGATCGCCAGCTCGGACAACATCTATGCGGTCAACTCGATTATGACGGTCGGGCCGGAGAAGGTCATCGGCATGGCCCGGCGGCTCGGCATCGATAGCGCGATGCAGCCCGTGCCGTCTTTGGCGCTCGGCACGTTCCCGATCAGCCCGTTCGAGATGGCATCCGCCTTCGGCACGTTCGCTAACGGCGGCTTGCGCATGGAGCCTACGGCGATTTTGCGCATTGAGGACAGCAAAGGCGAGGTGCTGTATGAGGCGCAGCCCTTGTCGTCGCAGGTGGTCGATGCCGCTCATGCGTATGTGCTGACCAGCCTGATGGAGAGCGTGTTCGATACCGGCGGCACGGGCAACCGCGTCTCCGCGATGATCAAGCGCCCGGTCGCGGGCAAGACCGGCACGACCGCCACGGATGCGTGGCTGGTCGGCTATACGCCGGAGCTGGCGACGGCGGTTTGGGTCGGCTACGACAAGGGCCGCAAGCTGACCTCGTCGGAAGCCCGCCGCGCGGCGCCGATCTTCGCCTCGTATACGGAGGCGGCGCTGTCCGCCATTCCGCCGAAGATCTTCCCGCTGCCGGACGGCGTCGTCTCCGTCTACATCGATCCGGAGAGCGGCAAGCTCGCCGGCAAGGGCTGCCCGAGCCGGCGCCTGGAGTCGTTCGTCAGCGGGACGCAGCCGGTGGAAGTGTGCGGCGCGCACGCTGGCGGCGATGCCGCTGCCGCTCAGGAGGACAGCGCGAAAGCGGAGCAGACGCGCGGCTGGTGGAAGCAGCTGAAGCGGTGGTGGACGAACTAA
- the speE gene encoding polyamine aminopropyltransferase — protein MELWYTEKQTPTYGITMKVKETYVSEQTDFQQLDMIETEEFGTMLVLDGMVMTTDKDEWVYHEMVAHPVLYTHPNPKKVLVVGGGDGGVIREILKHPNVEKAVLVDIDGKVIEYSKKYLPQIACGLDDPRVEVIVNDGFMHIHDHKNEYDVVMVDSTEPVGPAVNLFTRGFYQGIYDALKEDGIFVAQTDNPWFTPDLIKNVNRDVKEVFPIVRVFWANVPTYPSGLWTFTMGSKKYDPLEVDESSIPEIDTKYYSPRLHKAAFVLPKFVEDLTK, from the coding sequence ATGGAATTGTGGTACACGGAGAAGCAAACCCCGACTTACGGCATTACGATGAAAGTAAAAGAAACTTACGTCAGCGAGCAAACGGATTTCCAACAGCTCGACATGATCGAAACGGAAGAGTTCGGCACGATGCTCGTTCTGGACGGCATGGTCATGACTACGGATAAAGACGAGTGGGTTTACCACGAAATGGTGGCGCATCCTGTCCTGTACACGCACCCTAACCCGAAAAAGGTACTGGTTGTCGGCGGCGGCGACGGCGGCGTTATCCGCGAAATTTTGAAGCACCCGAACGTTGAGAAAGCCGTGCTTGTCGACATCGACGGCAAAGTTATCGAGTATTCGAAGAAATACCTGCCGCAAATCGCTTGCGGCTTGGACGACCCTCGCGTAGAAGTGATCGTGAACGACGGCTTCATGCACATCCACGACCACAAAAACGAGTACGACGTCGTTATGGTCGACTCGACGGAGCCGGTTGGCCCAGCGGTAAACCTGTTCACGCGCGGCTTCTACCAAGGCATCTACGATGCGCTGAAAGAAGACGGCATCTTCGTTGCTCAAACGGACAACCCTTGGTTCACGCCGGACCTGATCAAGAACGTCAACCGCGACGTGAAAGAAGTATTCCCGATCGTACGCGTATTCTGGGCGAACGTGCCGACGTACCCAAGCGGCCTGTGGACATTCACGATGGGCAGCAAGAAGTACGATCCGCTTGAAGTGGACGAGTCGAGCATCCCGGAAATCGACACTAAATACTACTCCCCGCGTCTGCACAAGGCGGCATTCGTTCTGCCGAAATTTGTGGAAGACCTGACGAAGTAA
- the speB gene encoding agmatinase, giving the protein MKLDQKYSGNVFILSSDDYNASKAVIYGMPMDFTVSFRPGSRFGPPRIREVSIGLEEYSPYLDRSLEDIDYFDAGDLLLPFGNAARSLDIIGEFVAGVLEDGKMPIGLGGEHLCSWPIFQEVYKKYPDVAIIHFDAHADLREQYEGEPLSHSTPLRKAAGLIGGKNIYQFGIRSGSREEWQFARENINFHPFEVLEPLKKALPELKGRPVYLTIDIDVLDPSAAPGTGTAEAGGITSKELIDAVHAIANAGINIIGCDLVEVAPAYDPTEQTQIVAAKVIREMLLGFIK; this is encoded by the coding sequence ATGAAACTCGATCAAAAATATTCCGGCAACGTCTTTATTCTAAGCTCGGATGACTATAACGCGTCCAAGGCTGTCATCTACGGCATGCCGATGGACTTTACCGTATCGTTCCGCCCTGGTTCCCGTTTCGGCCCGCCCCGCATCCGCGAGGTGTCGATCGGTCTGGAAGAGTACAGCCCGTACCTCGACCGCAGCCTGGAGGACATCGACTATTTCGACGCAGGCGATCTGCTGCTGCCGTTCGGCAACGCGGCGCGCTCGCTCGACATTATCGGCGAGTTCGTGGCCGGCGTCCTGGAAGACGGCAAGATGCCGATCGGTCTCGGCGGCGAGCACCTTTGCTCCTGGCCGATTTTCCAAGAGGTTTACAAGAAGTATCCGGACGTGGCGATCATCCACTTTGACGCTCACGCCGACCTGCGCGAGCAGTACGAAGGCGAGCCGCTTTCGCACTCCACGCCGCTGCGCAAAGCAGCCGGCCTGATCGGCGGCAAGAACATCTACCAATTCGGTATTCGTTCCGGCTCCCGCGAAGAGTGGCAGTTTGCGCGCGAGAACATCAATTTCCACCCGTTCGAAGTGCTTGAGCCTTTGAAAAAGGCGCTGCCTGAGCTGAAGGGCCGTCCGGTTTACCTGACGATCGACATCGACGTGCTCGATCCTTCCGCGGCACCGGGTACGGGCACGGCGGAAGCCGGCGGCATTACGTCGAAGGAGCTGATCGATGCGGTTCATGCCATCGCGAACGCGGGCATCAACATCATCGGCTGCGATCTCGTCGAAGTAGCGCCGGCGTACGACCCGACCGAGCAAACGCAAATCGTGGCGGCGAAAGTCATCCGCGAAATGCTGCTTGGCTTCATTAAGTAA
- a CDS encoding DUF7667 family protein produces MSLMPIHERLAELWTIRSKRALSAEELADFEHCLAVNAMVCRQVANLYNLSLLASMTGDTEWQHDICRKIERLTGTPPASTQL; encoded by the coding sequence ATGAGCTTAATGCCGATTCACGAACGGCTCGCGGAGCTGTGGACGATTCGAAGCAAACGGGCGCTTTCGGCGGAGGAGCTGGCGGATTTCGAGCACTGCCTGGCAGTGAACGCGATGGTCTGCCGCCAAGTAGCCAATTTGTACAATCTGTCGCTGTTGGCGTCCATGACGGGCGATACGGAGTGGCAGCACGACATTTGCCGCAAAATCGAGCGGTTGACCGGCACGCCGCCGGCATCCACGCAGCTCTAG
- a CDS encoding DNA-deoxyinosine glycosylase yields the protein MRVHSFPPEIGAGARVLVLGSMPGAESLAKQQYYANARNHLWRVVYGLFGLTPDEEYEDRLAFAKARGIALWDTIASCQREGSLDANIREELPNDIPGLLAEYPSVRCIACNGTKSYDTFRKNFGSLLEQHGITLLKLPSTSPIPTPAMRTTEDRIEAWRILLPYLIPLEPT from the coding sequence ATGAGGGTGCATTCGTTTCCGCCGGAGATTGGCGCGGGTGCGCGGGTGCTTGTCCTAGGCAGCATGCCGGGGGCGGAATCGCTCGCGAAGCAGCAATATTACGCCAATGCGCGCAATCATTTGTGGCGGGTGGTGTACGGCTTGTTCGGCCTGACGCCGGACGAAGAGTACGAGGATCGGCTCGCTTTTGCAAAGGCGCGCGGCATTGCCCTATGGGACACGATTGCGTCCTGCCAACGAGAGGGCAGCCTGGACGCGAACATCCGCGAGGAGCTGCCCAACGACATTCCCGGCCTGCTGGCCGAATATCCGAGCGTTCGCTGCATCGCGTGCAATGGCACTAAATCGTACGACACGTTTCGAAAAAATTTCGGATCGTTGCTGGAACAGCACGGAATCACGCTGCTCAAGCTGCCGTCGACAAGCCCGATTCCGACGCCGGCCATGCGAACGACCGAGGACCGAATCGAAGCGTGGCGGATTCTGCTGCCGTACTTGATTCCGCTGGAACCTACATAG
- the argS gene encoding arginine--tRNA ligase: MNLLLQWAAVQLQPYVSDAMTHDEIAQVLELPPNPELGDAAFPCFALSRQWKRPPAAIAAELAERISAGAWTGTGLGAASTVRAVANGPYLNLFFERDEWAPKLLAPLLLSEFGHSQDGAGQRVILDMSSPNIAKPFGVGHLRSTMIGNALAQLYRASGYEVVTVNHIGDWGTQFGKLLEAYTRWGDEAKLKEEPIRESLRLYVKFHEEAEKDPSLEDKARHWFWKLENGDEEAQRLWRYFVSFSMEEFDRVYARLGVQFDHTLGESFYNDKMEAVVSRLRELGLLDESDGAQVVRLEEEGLPPCLILKSDGTTIYPTRDLATALYRKKEMGGDLLLYVVGGEQKLHFQQVFAVLKRMGEETSDACRHLPFGLMKFGGRKMSTRKGQVIFLDEVLDEAVSKAAAIIAEKNPDLADAKETAEAVGIGAIVFGDLLHHRMLEIDFSLDEALRFEGETGPYVQYTAARAFKLLDKGGLSLAEAEGRSLSGAIGGSGLGRHLGGAAAWECLKLLAAYPEAIAGAIRQNEPAVVARFLLDAAKRFNRFYHQERILTDNIEETEARLLLAAAVAGVLRSGLGLLGLRTPEQI, translated from the coding sequence ATGAACCTGTTGTTGCAATGGGCTGCGGTGCAGCTGCAGCCTTACGTGTCGGACGCGATGACGCACGACGAGATCGCCCAGGTGCTGGAGCTTCCGCCAAATCCGGAGCTTGGCGACGCCGCTTTTCCTTGCTTCGCGCTGTCGCGTCAGTGGAAGCGTCCGCCGGCGGCCATCGCGGCTGAGCTTGCGGAGCGAATCAGCGCGGGCGCATGGACGGGAACGGGATTGGGAGCGGCTTCGACTGTCCGCGCGGTAGCGAACGGCCCTTACCTGAACCTCTTCTTCGAGCGCGACGAGTGGGCGCCAAAGCTGCTTGCGCCGCTGCTGCTCTCCGAGTTCGGCCACTCGCAGGACGGCGCGGGGCAGCGGGTCATTCTGGATATGTCTTCTCCGAACATCGCGAAGCCCTTCGGCGTCGGCCATCTGCGCTCCACGATGATCGGCAACGCGCTCGCGCAGCTGTACCGCGCATCCGGCTACGAAGTCGTGACCGTCAATCATATCGGCGATTGGGGCACGCAGTTCGGCAAGCTGCTGGAGGCGTACACCCGCTGGGGCGACGAAGCGAAGCTGAAGGAAGAGCCGATCCGCGAGAGCTTGCGGCTGTATGTGAAGTTTCACGAGGAAGCCGAGAAAGACCCTTCCTTGGAGGACAAGGCGCGGCATTGGTTCTGGAAGCTGGAGAACGGGGACGAGGAAGCGCAGCGGCTGTGGCGTTATTTTGTCTCCTTCAGCATGGAGGAGTTTGACCGCGTGTACGCGCGCCTCGGCGTGCAATTCGATCATACGCTGGGCGAAAGCTTCTATAATGACAAGATGGAAGCCGTCGTTTCGCGCTTGCGGGAGCTGGGGCTTCTCGATGAAAGCGACGGCGCGCAGGTCGTCCGTTTGGAGGAGGAGGGTTTGCCGCCATGCCTCATTCTGAAATCGGACGGCACGACGATTTACCCGACGCGCGACTTGGCGACGGCGCTCTACCGCAAGAAGGAGATGGGCGGCGATTTGCTGCTCTACGTGGTCGGCGGCGAACAGAAGCTGCATTTTCAGCAAGTATTCGCCGTGTTGAAGCGCATGGGCGAAGAGACGTCGGACGCGTGCCGCCATCTGCCCTTCGGCCTCATGAAGTTCGGCGGCCGCAAAATGTCGACGCGCAAAGGTCAGGTCATCTTCCTCGACGAGGTGCTCGACGAGGCGGTCTCGAAGGCAGCCGCGATCATCGCCGAGAAAAATCCCGATCTCGCGGATGCGAAGGAGACGGCGGAGGCTGTCGGCATCGGCGCGATCGTATTCGGCGACCTGCTGCATCACCGGATGCTGGAGATCGATTTTTCGCTGGATGAAGCGCTCCGCTTCGAAGGGGAAACCGGTCCGTACGTGCAGTACACGGCGGCCAGAGCGTTCAAGCTGCTCGATAAAGGCGGGCTGTCGCTGGCGGAAGCCGAAGGGCGCAGCTTATCCGGCGCGATCGGCGGCAGCGGGCTGGGACGCCATCTTGGCGGTGCGGCGGCATGGGAATGCCTGAAGCTGCTGGCCGCTTATCCGGAGGCGATCGCTGGCGCCATCCGTCAGAACGAGCCGGCCGTCGTCGCGCGGTTTCTGCTGGATGCCGCGAAGCGGTTCAACCGGTTCTATCATCAGGAGCGCATTCTGACCGATAATATAGAAGAGACGGAGGCTAGGCTGCTGCTGGCCGCCGCGGTTGCCGGCGTGCTCCGCTCGGGGCTTGGGCTGCTGGGGCTGCGGACGCCGGAGCAGATCTGA
- a CDS encoding DUF1934 domain-containing protein codes for MTDRANVTISLRSDIDGEVEENVFAGEWFRKGETVFIRYEETGEGGDTVRTMVRWRDGELSVTRRGDVESEQKFSAGAIHGGHYRSAHASFRLETETRLLIVQFGDLAKAGPSEEQLRPELPMLLIWHYRLIVNDEPTGEFIIRLQAEELLDTQGD; via the coding sequence ATGACCGATAGAGCGAACGTAACGATATCGCTGCGAAGCGACATCGATGGGGAAGTAGAAGAAAATGTGTTTGCGGGCGAATGGTTTCGCAAGGGCGAAACCGTCTTTATCCGCTACGAGGAAACCGGCGAAGGCGGCGACACGGTACGTACGATGGTGCGCTGGCGCGACGGCGAGCTGAGCGTGACGCGCCGCGGCGACGTGGAATCGGAGCAGAAGTTCTCGGCCGGCGCCATACATGGCGGCCACTACCGATCGGCTCATGCTTCGTTTCGGCTCGAGACGGAAACGAGACTGTTAATCGTGCAGTTCGGCGATTTGGCGAAAGCCGGCCCGAGCGAAGAGCAGCTGCGGCCGGAGCTGCCGATGCTGCTCATTTGGCATTACCGGCTGATCGTGAACGATGAGCCGACCGGCGAGTTTATTATTCGGCTGCAAGCGGAAGAGTTACTAGATACCCAGGGGGATTGA
- the argS gene encoding arginine--tRNA ligase, translating to MKTNVIVQLHEQVKEAIADAVVAAGLAAREELPVFVLEVPKEKAHGDLATNAAMQLTKLAKKNPRQIAEAIIANLDTKKASIQSAEIAGPGFINFRMDRSYLYPVIGQVMEQGADFGRIDEGAGARVQMEFVSANPTGSLHLGHARGAAVGDALCNVLDFAGYDVTREYYINDAGNQVANLALSIEARYKQALGQDASMPEDGYHGEDIIGFAKELAASEGDRLLALTDEERFTFFRDYGLERELNKIKRDLGDFRVEFDVWYSETSLYKTGQVEQALAALRERGQVYEEEGATWLNTMAYGDDKNRVLVKNDGSYTYLTPDIAYHRDKYGRGFDKMINIWGADHHGYIPRVKAAMEALGNDPQKLVVLIAQMVSLFQNGEKVKMSKRTGKAVTMEDLMEEVGIDAIRYFFTMRSMDSHLDFDMDLAISTSNENPVFYVQYAHARICSIFRQAEEQGIAILPLADVDLSQLTTEHEFDLLRKIGELPQEIADAASQYAPHRLIRYVYELAALFHSYYRADRVITENAAQTQARFALLAAARTAIANVLRLVGVSAPERM from the coding sequence ATGAAAACGAATGTTATCGTACAGCTTCATGAGCAGGTGAAAGAAGCGATCGCGGATGCGGTCGTGGCGGCGGGGCTTGCGGCCCGCGAGGAGCTTCCGGTATTCGTGCTGGAAGTGCCGAAGGAGAAGGCGCACGGCGATCTCGCGACGAACGCGGCGATGCAGCTGACGAAGCTGGCCAAGAAGAACCCGCGCCAAATCGCGGAAGCGATCATCGCGAATCTCGACACGAAGAAGGCGTCCATTCAAAGCGCGGAAATCGCGGGGCCCGGCTTCATTAACTTCCGGATGGACCGCAGCTACTTGTATCCGGTCATCGGCCAAGTCATGGAGCAGGGCGCAGACTTTGGCCGCATCGACGAGGGTGCGGGCGCGCGCGTACAAATGGAATTTGTCAGCGCGAATCCGACTGGCAGCCTGCATCTGGGCCATGCCCGCGGCGCCGCTGTCGGCGATGCGCTATGCAACGTGCTTGATTTCGCCGGATACGATGTGACGCGCGAATACTATATTAATGACGCCGGCAACCAGGTGGCGAACCTCGCCCTTTCCATCGAAGCGCGCTACAAGCAGGCGCTTGGCCAGGACGCGTCGATGCCGGAAGACGGCTACCACGGCGAAGACATTATCGGCTTCGCGAAGGAGCTTGCCGCTTCCGAGGGCGATCGTCTACTGGCGCTGACGGACGAGGAGCGCTTCACGTTCTTCCGCGATTACGGCTTGGAGCGCGAGCTGAACAAGATCAAGCGCGACCTCGGCGACTTCCGCGTCGAATTCGACGTATGGTACAGCGAGACGTCGCTCTATAAGACGGGGCAAGTCGAGCAGGCGCTTGCGGCGCTGCGCGAGCGCGGCCAGGTCTATGAAGAAGAAGGCGCAACGTGGCTGAACACGATGGCGTACGGCGACGACAAGAACCGGGTGCTCGTGAAGAACGACGGCTCATACACCTATTTGACGCCGGACATCGCGTACCACCGCGATAAATACGGACGCGGCTTCGATAAAATGATCAACATTTGGGGCGCGGACCACCATGGCTACATCCCGCGCGTGAAAGCGGCGATGGAGGCGCTCGGCAACGATCCGCAGAAGCTGGTCGTCCTGATCGCGCAAATGGTATCCCTGTTCCAGAACGGCGAGAAGGTCAAAATGTCCAAGCGGACCGGCAAAGCCGTGACGATGGAGGATCTGATGGAGGAAGTCGGCATCGACGCGATCCGCTACTTCTTCACGATGCGGAGCATGGATTCCCATCTTGATTTCGATATGGACCTGGCGATTTCGACCTCGAACGAAAATCCGGTCTTCTATGTACAATACGCGCATGCGCGGATTTGCAGCATTTTCCGTCAGGCGGAAGAGCAAGGCATCGCGATCCTGCCGCTTGCGGACGTGGATCTCAGCCAGCTGACGACCGAGCACGAATTCGACCTGCTACGCAAAATCGGCGAGCTGCCGCAGGAAATCGCGGACGCGGCAAGCCAATACGCGCCGCATCGCCTGATCCGCTACGTCTACGAGCTGGCGGCGCTGTTCCACAGCTACTACCGCGCAGACCGCGTCATTACCGAGAACGCGGCGCAAACGCAAGCGCGCTTCGCGCTGCTCGCCGCTGCGCGGACCGCGATCGCGAACGTGCTGCGCCTTGTCGGCGTATCCGCGCCGGAGCGCATGTAG
- a CDS encoding S8 family peptidase: MDKSAILRLLHSALTYTASAAKRRIVRFRQQSDYERFLHEWSMIDKSLAGASDAVRHLPFIQGFSLRVSGELLRSHARDGIWIENDPLISVHNSTSTYKPVIREKGIPWGVQEIKAPLAWSMTTGHRVKVGVIDTGVDFSHPDLKQSLGRGINLLNRGTLPHDDNGHGTHIAGTIAAANQLHGMIGVAPRATVYPVKAFDQNGSAFVSDIVLGIDWCVRNHMDIVNMSFGMKTRSKSLLTAVTNAYNAGVIIVASSGNDGKRKSIDYPARYPQTIAVGATNRLRRIAPFSNRGLYIDVYAPGDKIVSAWLRGKYNEMSGTSMATSHVSGAIALLLAMRPGLSPSDIKAVVKRSMLPIRGTKAPRTTGELDVMRMLQAGDR; the protein is encoded by the coding sequence TTGGACAAATCCGCAATTCTCCGCCTTCTGCACAGCGCGTTAACTTACACTGCATCGGCCGCCAAACGGCGAATTGTCCGATTCCGGCAGCAAAGCGACTATGAGCGCTTCCTTCATGAGTGGTCAATGATCGACAAGTCGCTGGCCGGCGCATCCGACGCCGTTCGCCACTTGCCGTTCATCCAAGGGTTTTCGCTGCGCGTTTCCGGCGAGCTGCTGCGTTCCCACGCCCGTGACGGCATCTGGATTGAGAACGATCCGTTAATATCGGTGCATAACTCGACTTCGACGTATAAACCGGTCATCCGCGAGAAAGGCATTCCTTGGGGCGTGCAGGAAATCAAAGCGCCGCTCGCCTGGAGCATGACCACGGGGCACCGCGTCAAAGTCGGCGTGATCGATACGGGCGTCGATTTCAGCCATCCGGATCTCAAGCAGTCGCTCGGGCGCGGCATCAACCTGCTGAACCGCGGAACGCTCCCGCATGACGACAACGGCCACGGCACGCATATCGCCGGCACCATCGCCGCCGCCAATCAGCTGCACGGCATGATCGGCGTCGCTCCGCGCGCGACCGTATACCCTGTGAAGGCGTTCGATCAGAACGGCAGCGCCTTCGTCTCTGACATTGTACTCGGCATCGACTGGTGCGTGCGCAATCATATGGATATCGTCAATATGAGCTTCGGCATGAAGACGCGCAGCAAGTCGCTGTTAACGGCGGTGACGAACGCGTACAACGCCGGCGTCATTATCGTCGCGTCCTCCGGCAACGACGGGAAGCGGAAGTCGATCGACTATCCGGCACGGTACCCGCAAACGATCGCCGTCGGCGCGACCAACCGGCTTCGGCGCATTGCTCCCTTCAGCAACCGGGGTCTGTATATCGACGTATACGCACCGGGGGATAAGATCGTATCCGCCTGGCTGCGCGGCAAGTACAACGAAATGAGCGGCACCTCGATGGCCACCTCGCATGTGAGCGGCGCCATCGCTTTGCTGCTCGCAATGCGGCCGGGACTATCGCCGAGCGATATTAAGGCCGTCGTCAAACGCTCCATGCTGCCTATAAGAGGCACGAAAGCTCCCCGGACAACCGGAGAGCTCGATGTAATGCGAATGCTGCAGGCCGGGGACCGGTAG